From the Terriglobia bacterium genome, one window contains:
- a CDS encoding carbon monoxide dehydrogenase subunit G, with protein MKFQGTYTIAAPLDAVWRNLMNPAVLQRVMPGCQKLEEKVPNQYRAILKTGVGPVKGTFHGDVTISDIVPEKSYTLTSRASSTAGFVEGVGRLELESAGAETIVRFSGEAMVGGMLASVGGRLVEAAAQKNVRDTFANLARELNSAASARPA; from the coding sequence ATGAAGTTTCAAGGCACCTACACCATCGCCGCTCCGCTCGACGCCGTCTGGCGCAACCTAATGAATCCGGCGGTCCTACAACGCGTCATGCCCGGCTGCCAGAAGCTGGAAGAAAAGGTACCCAACCAGTACCGGGCCATACTGAAAACGGGGGTCGGGCCGGTGAAGGGCACTTTTCACGGCGACGTCACCATCTCCGACATCGTCCCCGAGAAAAGTTACACTCTGACCTCGCGCGCCAGCTCCACCGCGGGCTTCGTCGAGGGCGTTGGCCGCCTCGAACTCGAATCGGCCGGCGCCGAAACCATCGTGCGCTTCAGCGGCGAAGCCATGGTTGGCGGCATGTTGGCGTCCGTCGGCGGGCGCTTGGTCGAAGCCGCCGCGCAGAAGAATGTTCGCGACACCTTCGCCAACCTGGCGCGTGAGCTCAATTCCGCCGCCTCGGCGCGTCCTGCATGA